The Ciconia boyciana chromosome 26, ASM3463844v1, whole genome shotgun sequence nucleotide sequence CGTGGGTCCTCATGCTGCCATTTGCTGCCCAATCTGCCACGGAAGCCACATGCCCGCACACCAGGAGCTCCCAGCGCATGCCCTGCCTTGGGGCCCGGCTGCCATGCCGCGGCAGCCCACGCTCCGGTGCAAGAGCCGCCATGGGGTGTTGGTATCTGCTCCATGGCTGAGTgcagccatggggctgggagTGTGGGTGCTGCAGTGACAGAGCCAGTACAGCCCTGAGGGCGTAGTGTCAGGGCGGTGACAAGGGTGTGGAGGGATGCAGGCAGGCTGGGATGCCTGTGAACAGCATCATGCCAGCTTCAAATATTCACAGACCAGGCATAAAAAGGGCCAAGGGTTTGTAGGGGCGTCCCTTTCACCTGCCTCTGGGATGTAAGCACAGTGCAGCCACGTTCTCAGGTGTTTCACAGAGCCTGGAGGGATggatgttggtttttttttccctaatattGATGCTCGAGTAAGCGCTGGATCTCAGAAGCTGGGGTTCATGGAATAACCCCTATGCCCTCTatttgggggagcagggggatgAGCTTCAACCCAAGTCTCCTGGCAAACCAGCCCTTGCAAAGCTGAGGGTGTAGTGCCTGAGCGGGAGTCCCAGGCAGAAGGACGGGCAGAGCATCACCAGCACCCAACAGGATCCATCTGCGGGGACATGAGCACCGCGTGCGGTCCCTCGTTGAGTCCCTCCCACTCACCCccagcaagagaaaaaacagtgccATCCGtgaggttttaatttatttaaggTTCAAAAATTACcagaaacagcaacagaacTTTACAATAGGAAATTACAAAAAACTTTACAAAAGGACCCCAAAAGGCCCCCAGGGCCCCTTGCCCCACCGGCTGGCCCAGCTCTACATTTTGCAGTGCATCACTGTAGGTCATGGTCAGGGCCCCCGGGAAGGTGACTTAGTCCTGGAAATTCACTTCCTCGCCTTTGTTATGGTCCAGGTCCAGTCCACgccagggctgtgggcagcATGGGCATGGAGGGGAGCTCAGGGAGCGGCCAGGAGCTGgtccagccttggggcagggAGTGGGGAGCACCCGGGGCATCGTCCCCTCTCCACCCCAGGGGATGCTCTGCAAGCCTCTAGCTTGCCCTGGTGCCAGCAGGACAGGAGGGGGCAAAGCCCCTCCAGACCCAGCTCAGCGCAGCCCCCAGGGTCTGGCCCCAGGCAGGCGGGAGgctgccccacatcccccccacCACGACACCCCGGGGTGTTGCATCAGCTGGGGCCGGTGGCTGCAGGGTGACTCACGGGGTGCAGCCCAAACCTGGCTCCTGGCCGCCTCCACatgcagccccagggctggcgGAGGGGGCATCCCAGGCAGGGGGAGACAAAGCCAGGACTGGATGAAATGAAGCTTTCGTGGCATCTCTGCTCGCCGGTGCTTCGGGGAGCAGCCGTGAGCCCACCGATAAAGGtccagctcctggcaggggGGCATCCACATCTGGAAGGGGCATGCTGCACATCTGGAGCCTGGCAAGCAAGCCCAGGTTGGCCACAGCTGTTCGGTGGGGCGAAAAGGGGTTCAGAGGGAGGAAATGGAAACTTACAGATGTGAGCAGGACAGGCTCCGgcgcagggaagggagggctgTGGCTGCACAGCTCCTTGCATTTATAGGCATGGGCTGAGTCTTCCCATGCTGGCGGCCCAGGGGGGGCTGGCTGGGTGCATGGGGGAAGCCACTCCTCTGCACGCCATAACCCCACCCCGAGCAGGAACGCAACTGAAAACCTGCTCCCCAAGGGTTTGcttggggtggggaagggacaaGGGTCCTGGGTGACTTCCCAACGCAGCAGGTCCTGCCCCACGGAGCAGCAGGTGAGGGACAGATGCTGACCCCTGTGAGTTTAATAATtatggctaaaaaaaaaagagttgttcACCCGTCGCTGTTATCATGGCGCTGGTGGGAGGCATTAATCCCTGTGAAAGCTCCTGCCTTTATCCGAACCAGTTATccgggctgcagggcagggtgctgctgggcagagcccGCTGCTGACTCACGCTAACGTGGCTGGCAGGGTTCAGCCCCGCGGGCAGCTTACGAGGGCTCAGGGAACACGGTGCccgtgctgcagcagagcaaacCGGCTTGGAAGCGCCCTTGCTCTCGCTCATCATCCGGTACCTGCACCACGCACGTGGAAGGGAAACGGGGTCTCCCCCAGCGTGACAACACCCCTGTCCCTGGGGCGAGAAACCCCCATTGCAAAGCACGCAGAGGACTTTGTTTAAAGTAACCTTTATTGAAAGAGTTTCAGGAAGACAGGGGGAGGGTCATGGGGGCAGCGATGCAGCCCGGGGCCGGTGCCCCGTGCTCACTTCTTGCGCGGCATCTTGTTGGGGCAGTCCTCGAAGAAGTCGTTGCACATCATGGCCATGCAGGCCAGGAAGGTCACATACTCTTGGAAGTCTACCTCGTTGTCACTGTTGCTGTCCAGGTTGCACATGAGCTGCTGTAAGCTGGCCTCACTGGTTTGTCTCTGCCCAGGGGAAAGAGGGGGGTTAAAATGGGGTTTTGCATCAAGGGCCACATCCCCGAGTCCCAACATGGCCCATGGGACGTggcacctcctgccccacacTTACGCTGAAGCTGGGCAGCTCCTTCATGAGCATCTCCTTGAGCTCCTGCTTGTTGAGCTTGTACTtgtccccctccttccctgagTACTTGTGGAAGGTGGAGACCATCACGGCCAGCGCCTGCTCCAGGGGATGCGCCATGGGGGATGCCAGCGAGCCTGGAGGCACCAACAAGCACAAGCAAGGTGAGAGCAGAGTTCGGCATCCCCAGACACCCCTGTGTCAGGGGGCCAACGgtctcccccggccccccagaATGTGCAGGTGCCCCGTTCCCAGGCATGCACCGGGATGCAGCACCATTTCCTCCCTAATTTCACCCTCCCGCTAGCAGCCAGGCTGGGCGTTGCCATCTGGTACCGGTGCTGAGCAACGTCCAAAAAAGCCATGCCAGAGGGGAGAACgtgggggaaggcagcagccGTCTCCTGCCTGAGCCAGGCAGGGAAAGGACACACGTGCTTTTCCAGCCCTCAGAGGTGAAATGCAGCCTTCAAGCTCAGCTcgctgcagcaggagccccaCGAGCCCAGGGGAAAACCTCTGCAGGGGGACCCACTGCAGGATGGGGCAACTGTGCCATTGGCAACATCTGGAGGGCATCTGGAGGGCCAGCAAGGCGACGGGGAGCACAGCATcgtaggaaaaaaaaccaactcacCGACAGCTCAAACGAAACAGCCAAGGATGGGCAGGGCGGAAGGCGAGCCGGCGTCAGGCCACGGCATTTATAGCCCCGCCTGGGACACCTCCCTCGCTACCCGGATGGGAAGGCACCAACGCTGATCCAGCGCCTGTCTGAACGGACATTGGCTggcaaaggaggagaggaaaccCTGGGAGCAGCCCtagccccccccccgcccaaaCCACCCTGCTCTTGCACTGCCAAGGGGGCTGGTTTGGGTTAGAAAGAGCAAAATGTGCCCCCAGGGCTGGACGGGGACCACCGGGTCAAGGAGAATCCTTAGGGACGAGGGATGAAGCGAAGGCAGTGGTGGGCACCTCGTCCCACCGCTGCCAGCGAGGGCAGGCGATACCGGTGCGGGGTGAGATGCCGTGCACGCTAGTTTtggcagcatccctgcagaTGTCTGGAACTGCACAAACCCGAGTGGGGTTTGTTCAAGGCTTTGTTGTTGtgctggggtttgggtttgggtgaggtttttttctgtttttaactcGACTGCAAGTGATTTCTGTTTCCTAACTGCGAGGGCAGTGCGTCACAACGCCCCGTTGTGTAACGGAGCACTATTTTGGTGTCTGCATGTCCCAGGCACGTGTCAGGGAACTGCGGGGGAAAGCCAGGAGCCAGCAGTTTGCAACCCCTTGCAAAGGGGCGAGCCGGCTGTTTGCCGTGGTGCAAGGGCTGACAAATACCTTGAGTGTCCCCGAGCCTGGCTGACCCTCCATGGGGCAAAGGCACCCGCTGCTGCGGGGACCAGAGTGAGAAAAACAGGGGATGAAGCCCCACTGCCGGCTCCGGGTTACTCCGATGCCCAGCGGGATGTGAAACCTCACCAAACGCTGCACGGCGTCTTCCCAGGTCGGGGGTTTCTTTAAGGACCATTTT carries:
- the LOC140644139 gene encoding protein S100-A4-like, whose product is MAHPLEQALAVMVSTFHKYSGKEGDKYKLNKQELKEMLMKELPSFSRQTSEASLQQLMCNLDSNSDNEVDFQEYVTFLACMAMMCNDFFEDCPNKMPRKK